One Gloeothece verrucosa PCC 7822 DNA window includes the following coding sequences:
- a CDS encoding glycosyltransferase family 4 protein, with amino-acid sequence MKIKIAYDITVLGNYFSLFDSKIGIYRVTEELLLEMLKIDDINLFLVGLASETPATTSINCPLYIESYLREYSKNFVNSFESKFKLNFIYKNLFKVYFSKNFQKLPKYSLLSIFVRGLYKILQKSQLLLYDNNHQFFNFKEYDIFHSLFYKLPSEELTGNLPRLLMIYDLIPITAQQFVTPKLTSYFKELLKSINLQKDWITCISEYTRQEFCEYTGMSSERTFVTHLAADNKFYPVTDTSYIKTIIQQYNIPDKNYFLCLASQLDPRKNIAHLIKSFVRLLSEQPNLDVNLVLIGTQRHKRVEIINLMQKLSEFKDRIIFTGYVPDEDLSPLYSGATAFIFPSLYEGFGLPILEAMQCGTPVISSNATSLPEVAGEAAILVNPKDEDALCQAMINVLKDRNLCQNLTQKGLEKSKQFSWSKCAVKTVEIYKKILNH; translated from the coding sequence ATGAAAATTAAAATCGCTTATGATATTACTGTACTCGGAAACTATTTTAGCTTATTTGATTCTAAAATAGGAATTTATCGAGTCACCGAAGAATTATTATTAGAAATGTTAAAAATAGATGATATTAATTTATTTTTAGTGGGATTAGCTAGTGAAACACCTGCCACCACTTCAATTAATTGCCCTCTTTATATAGAAAGCTATTTACGAGAATATTCTAAAAACTTTGTTAATTCTTTTGAAAGTAAATTTAAATTAAATTTTATTTATAAAAATTTATTTAAAGTCTATTTTTCAAAAAACTTTCAAAAACTTCCTAAATACTCGTTATTATCTATTTTTGTCCGAGGATTGTATAAAATTTTACAAAAAAGCCAACTATTGTTATACGATAATAATCATCAATTTTTTAATTTTAAAGAATATGATATTTTTCATTCTTTATTTTACAAACTTCCTTCTGAAGAATTAACAGGAAACCTCCCTAGATTATTAATGATATATGATCTAATTCCCATTACTGCTCAACAATTTGTTACCCCTAAGCTAACCAGTTATTTTAAAGAACTTCTTAAAAGTATTAATCTTCAAAAAGATTGGATAACCTGCATATCAGAATATACTAGACAAGAGTTTTGTGAATATACAGGAATGTCATCTGAGCGCACATTTGTTACCCATTTAGCCGCCGATAATAAATTTTATCCAGTTACAGATACCAGTTATATTAAAACAATTATACAACAATATAATATTCCTGACAAAAACTATTTTCTCTGTCTCGCAAGTCAACTCGACCCGAGAAAAAATATTGCTCATTTAATAAAGAGTTTTGTTCGGTTATTATCTGAACAACCTAATCTAGATGTCAACCTAGTTTTAATTGGAACGCAACGACATAAACGAGTAGAAATAATTAATTTAATGCAAAAATTATCTGAATTTAAAGACAGAATTATTTTTACTGGATATGTCCCAGATGAAGATTTAAGTCCCCTTTATAGTGGTGCAACAGCATTCATATTTCCTTCATTATATGAAGGATTTGGTTTGCCAATTCTCGAAGCTATGCAATGTGGAACACCAGTTATTAGTTCTAATGCTACTTCACTACCAGAGGTCGCCGGCGAAGCGGCTATTCTAGTCAATCCTAAAGATGAAGATGCCCTTTGTCAAGCCATGATTAATGTTCTCAAAGATAGAAACTTATGCCAAAATTTAACTCAGAAAGGTTTAGAAAAATCTAAACAATTTAGTTGGTCTAAATGTGCAGTAAAAACGGTAGAAATTTACAAAAAAATTCTCAATCACTAA
- a CDS encoding glycosyltransferase family 9 protein has translation MITTFNSQSTEFRKKRILLGHLASFGDCLYATTIAKQIKTDYPNCHLTWAIGSKYRSILNENPHVDEIWEIPLNSRDDIAQAWYKFKKVALERYEQGDFDEIFLTQIYPDNYKTYDGTLRSSILRFYGKPITVGVNPVIVLSEQEVNNVYNFVYKNNLLEKKNIILFECSAKSDQSFVTTEFALELVKILIDKIPDCRIILSSDIPISILDERIIDGSSLSFRENAELTKYCSLLIGCSSGISWLCTSEWAKKLPSIQLLKADKSMYASFIYDHQYHGLTYDHIIEMTDTTAETVAACVIAVIKDGVATARLNFHQDITLDFTFYFQTMAFVLYKRKFKDFIFSLFYTFKRYGFRPNLLKSFLPLIQYIMTLGYQKFLKKLKFSTR, from the coding sequence ATGATAACAACTTTCAACAGTCAATCAACAGAATTTAGAAAAAAAAGAATTTTATTAGGACATCTTGCTTCTTTCGGGGATTGTCTTTATGCAACTACTATTGCCAAGCAAATTAAAACTGATTATCCAAATTGTCATTTGACTTGGGCTATTGGTTCAAAATACCGCTCAATTCTCAATGAAAATCCTCATGTTGATGAAATTTGGGAAATTCCCCTCAATAGTCGAGATGATATAGCTCAAGCATGGTATAAGTTTAAAAAAGTAGCTCTAGAGAGATATGAACAAGGAGATTTTGATGAAATATTTTTAACTCAAATCTATCCAGATAATTATAAAACTTATGATGGAACCTTACGCTCATCAATTTTACGCTTTTATGGAAAGCCGATTACAGTGGGAGTGAATCCTGTTATTGTTCTCTCTGAACAAGAGGTTAATAATGTTTATAATTTCGTCTATAAAAATAATTTATTAGAGAAAAAAAATATTATTTTATTTGAGTGTTCAGCTAAGAGCGATCAATCTTTTGTTACTACAGAATTTGCTCTAGAATTAGTCAAAATTCTGATTGATAAAATTCCTGATTGTCGAATAATTTTATCATCAGATATTCCCATTTCAATTCTTGATGAACGAATTATTGATGGCAGTAGTTTGTCCTTTCGAGAAAATGCTGAATTAACTAAATATTGTTCACTGTTAATTGGGTGTTCCAGTGGTATTTCATGGCTTTGTACCTCTGAATGGGCTAAAAAACTTCCCTCAATACAACTTCTTAAAGCAGATAAATCGATGTATGCTTCATTTATCTACGATCATCAATATCATGGTCTAACTTATGATCATATTATTGAAATGACTGACACGACTGCTGAAACTGTTGCAGCCTGTGTAATTGCAGTTATAAAAGACGGAGTAGCTACCGCACGTTTGAATTTTCATCAAGATATTACTTTAGATTTCACTTTTTATTTTCAAACTATGGCATTCGTTTTGTATAAACGTAAATTTAAAGATTTTATTTTTTCTTTATTTTATACATTTAAAAGATATGGATTTCGTCCAAATTTGCTGAAATCTTTTCTTCCTCTGATTCAATATATTATGACTTTAGGCTATCAAAAATTCCTGAAAAAGCTTAAATTTTCAACTAGGTAA
- a CDS encoding GDP-mannose 4,6-dehydratase has product MKALIFGANGQDGYYLSKICQERGIEPIGISRSGNWQHGDVSNYEQVAQFIQYYTPNYIFHLAANSKTNHKALFENHQTIATGTLNILESTYKYSPKTNVFIAGSGLQFENKNQPISEQTPFAATSPYAIARIQSVYAARYYRSLGLSVYVGYLFHHESPLRKPNHVSQKIVLAVKRIAAGSNEIIELGDITVEKEWAFAGDIIRGIFTLVEQNNIFESVIGSGVTYSIEGWLNQCFSFIGKDWHEYVKLRPGFVSEYKRLISSPHLINSLGWFPSVSFSELAVMMMNKNIEEKQ; this is encoded by the coding sequence ATGAAAGCGCTGATCTTTGGAGCTAATGGACAAGATGGATATTACCTCTCTAAAATATGTCAAGAGAGAGGAATAGAACCCATCGGAATATCACGCTCTGGTAATTGGCAACATGGTGATGTATCTAATTATGAACAGGTAGCTCAATTCATTCAATACTATACTCCTAATTATATTTTTCACTTGGCTGCCAATTCGAAAACCAACCATAAAGCTTTATTTGAAAATCACCAAACCATTGCTACAGGAACACTAAATATACTAGAATCAACTTATAAATATAGTCCAAAAACTAACGTATTTATTGCTGGAAGTGGTTTACAATTTGAAAATAAAAATCAGCCAATTTCAGAACAAACACCATTTGCAGCTACTAGCCCTTATGCCATAGCTCGGATTCAATCGGTTTATGCCGCCCGCTATTACCGTTCTCTTGGTTTATCAGTTTATGTGGGTTATTTATTTCATCATGAAAGTCCCCTAAGAAAACCAAATCATGTTAGTCAAAAGATTGTACTAGCTGTCAAGAGAATTGCTGCGGGCAGTAATGAAATAATTGAATTAGGAGATATTACAGTTGAAAAAGAATGGGCATTTGCTGGGGATATTATTAGAGGAATTTTTACTCTTGTCGAACAAAATAATATTTTTGAATCTGTAATTGGTTCAGGGGTAACTTATTCCATTGAAGGCTGGCTGAATCAATGTTTTAGTTTTATCGGTAAAGATTGGCATGAGTATGTGAAATTAAGACCGGGATTTGTCTCAGAATACAAACGTTTAATTTCTAGCCCTCATCTAATTAATTCACTAGGGTGGTTTCCTAGTGTTAGCTTTTCTGAGCTTGCTGTAATGATGATGAATAAAAACATAGAGGAGAAGCAGTAA
- a CDS encoding methyltransferase domain-containing protein, which produces MMTSESNFHQASIFELISEKKIKRIKLRLTHKLLAILNKKLGFNYIPKPLLKLCKFLGSVSEIENCTLYLQENGYVSHEIDAKNWDIAHVIANLPDGNFLDMGSSDSYILKNVILKGIKGEKYGIDLREPNVPVPGVNYLIGNLTKTNLADNFFTSITCLSVIEHEVNFDNFAAEVARLLINKGRLYLTFDYWNPKIVSNIELYGLKWNPLSQTDVTNLVNTCNKYGLNLVQDIDWTTDKAVITPMNHSPDQTKSYTFGLLVFEKE; this is translated from the coding sequence ATGATGACTTCTGAATCAAATTTTCACCAAGCTAGTATTTTCGAGTTGATTTCAGAAAAAAAAATCAAGAGAATTAAACTCAGATTAACTCATAAATTACTAGCTATATTGAATAAAAAATTAGGTTTCAATTATATCCCTAAACCCTTACTAAAATTATGCAAATTTCTGGGTTCTGTTTCGGAAATTGAAAACTGTACTCTCTATCTTCAAGAGAATGGATATGTATCTCACGAAATAGATGCTAAAAATTGGGACATAGCTCATGTCATCGCTAATTTGCCAGATGGAAATTTTTTAGATATGGGAAGTTCGGATTCTTACATTTTAAAAAATGTTATCTTGAAAGGAATTAAAGGAGAAAAATACGGGATTGATTTACGAGAGCCTAATGTTCCTGTTCCTGGAGTTAATTATCTAATAGGGAATTTGACTAAGACTAATCTGGCGGATAATTTTTTTACAAGTATCACCTGTTTGTCTGTCATTGAACATGAAGTAAATTTTGATAATTTTGCGGCTGAAGTGGCGAGACTTCTTATCAATAAGGGGAGATTGTATCTAACTTTTGATTACTGGAATCCTAAAATTGTATCTAATATTGAACTTTATGGATTAAAATGGAATCCTTTATCCCAAACTGACGTAACTAACCTTGTAAATACTTGTAATAAATATGGCTTAAATTTAGTTCAAGATATTGATTGGACAACTGATAAGGCTGTAATTACACCCATGAATCATTCTCCCGATCAAACTAAAAGTTATACATTCGGGCTATTAGTTTTTGAAAAAGAATAA
- a CDS encoding glycosyltransferase family 4 protein, giving the protein MKVLYEVSNLGIGYKDDKARTGVFRVIENVIDEILKLPDVEPRFISYMNFFEAALTRRYFEQQRPDLLNKMIELWNTSLDSNKVHLYLNILESIQTNQSRTIFNRAKRKIQSSFLSIIERLSVPNNFLEKIDIYHSFFYAFPSHYKIQAKARVMTIYDIIPLLMPDVFEKQLIKSFKKNLASIDINKDWVICISESTKRDFCELMKMSEERAFVTHLAASNNFYKQTNQEKIQIACQKYGIPKGKYILGLSTLEPRKNNQRLIKCYYQLLLEKSLEDIYLVLVGSKGWLYDEIFETVNSYPELKNKVIFTGYVDDEDLSSIYSGATLFVYPSLYEGFGLPPLEAMQCGVPVITSNTSSLPEVVGDAGIMINPKDEDALCQAILNLLNNSDLQKELSEKGLERAKIFNWEKCARETVEIYQKILS; this is encoded by the coding sequence ATGAAAGTTCTATACGAAGTGTCCAACTTAGGTATTGGTTATAAGGATGATAAAGCACGTACTGGTGTTTTTCGAGTGATTGAAAATGTCATTGATGAAATTTTAAAACTTCCGGATGTAGAACCGAGATTTATTTCATATATGAATTTTTTTGAAGCGGCTTTAACTAGACGTTATTTTGAGCAACAAAGACCTGATTTACTGAACAAAATGATAGAATTATGGAATACCTCGCTAGACTCTAATAAAGTCCATTTGTATTTAAATATATTAGAATCTATTCAGACCAATCAATCACGAACAATTTTTAATCGGGCTAAAAGAAAGATACAATCTTCTTTTTTATCAATTATAGAACGATTATCTGTACCCAATAATTTTTTAGAAAAAATAGATATTTATCATTCATTTTTTTATGCTTTTCCTTCTCACTATAAAATTCAAGCTAAAGCTAGAGTGATGACGATTTATGATATTATACCTCTGCTTATGCCCGATGTATTTGAAAAACAATTAATTAAAAGTTTTAAAAAAAATTTAGCCAGTATTGACATTAATAAAGATTGGGTAATTTGTATTTCTGAATCAACCAAAAGAGATTTTTGTGAATTGATGAAAATGTCAGAAGAAAGAGCTTTTGTTACTCATTTAGCGGCATCTAATAATTTTTATAAACAAACCAATCAAGAAAAAATACAAATAGCTTGTCAAAAATATGGGATTCCTAAAGGCAAGTATATTTTGGGTTTATCTACTCTTGAACCTAGAAAAAATAATCAGCGTCTAATTAAATGTTACTATCAATTATTATTGGAAAAATCTTTAGAGGATATTTATTTAGTATTAGTGGGTTCTAAAGGATGGCTGTATGATGAAATTTTTGAAACAGTTAATAGTTATCCGGAGCTAAAAAATAAAGTTATTTTTACAGGATATGTTGATGATGAAGATTTAAGTTCTATTTATAGTGGTGCTACCTTATTTGTCTATCCCTCATTATATGAAGGATTTGGTTTACCACCTTTAGAAGCCATGCAATGTGGAGTTCCAGTTATTACTTCTAATACCAGTTCATTACCTGAAGTGGTTGGTGATGCTGGAATTATGATTAATCCAAAAGATGAAGATGCTCTTTGTCAAGCTATATTAAATTTACTAAACAATTCTGACTTACAGAAAGAACTTAGCGAGAAAGGTTTAGAAAGAGCCAAGATTTTTAACTGGGAAAAATGTGCTAGAGAGACAGTAGAAATTTACCAAAAAATACTGAGTTAA
- a CDS encoding glycosyltransferase family 4 protein, whose product MKVAYDISVLGQGYVNPKARTGVYRVVESLFWELVNRKDIDVIGISLNQSSGTWNDVSCSLYIDENLEKLQKYYQSSYKNLQFISQLLAKAVNLQKKLVEISLKKHQFFYKPSLAIQIPFEKLLNLFLQPIVKINEFQIYHSPFDALHKIQENKISRILTIYDLIPILNPEKFTQNKYRQFLNIIDSINKQQDWITCISENTKQDFCNYTGMNPDRVFVTPLAAAQHFYPVDNLEIIIDCLKKYKIPNQPYLLSLCTLEPRKNLSFLIRCFAQILNDDPSLEINLVLVGIKGWKNADIFETVQTNPQLRNRVIFTGYIPDEDLSAIYSGATAFVYPSLYEGFGLPPLEAMQCGTPVITSNTSSLPEVVGNAGIMIDPKQEDDLCQAMLNVINNSQLRASLSQKGIQKASQFSWAKCAEETVKVYRLATEHKND is encoded by the coding sequence ATGAAAGTTGCTTATGATATTTCAGTTTTAGGTCAAGGATATGTTAACCCCAAAGCCAGAACAGGGGTTTATCGAGTTGTTGAATCACTATTTTGGGAATTAGTGAATCGAAAAGATATTGATGTCATAGGGATTTCTTTGAATCAATCAAGCGGAACCTGGAACGATGTCAGTTGCTCTTTATATATAGATGAAAATTTAGAGAAATTACAGAAATATTATCAATCATCTTATAAAAATTTACAATTTATATCTCAACTTTTGGCAAAAGCAGTTAATTTACAAAAAAAATTAGTTGAAATATCTCTAAAAAAACATCAATTTTTTTATAAACCATCTTTAGCCATACAGATTCCTTTTGAAAAATTGTTAAATTTATTTTTACAACCAATAGTTAAAATTAATGAATTTCAAATATATCATTCTCCATTTGATGCTTTACACAAAATACAAGAAAATAAGATTAGTAGAATTTTAACAATTTATGATTTAATTCCTATTCTTAATCCTGAAAAATTTACCCAGAATAAATATAGACAATTTTTAAATATTATCGACAGTATTAATAAACAACAAGATTGGATAACCTGTATATCAGAAAATACTAAACAAGACTTTTGCAATTATACAGGGATGAATCCTGACCGAGTTTTTGTTACTCCTTTAGCGGCTGCTCAACATTTTTATCCAGTTGATAATCTAGAAATTATCATTGATTGCTTGAAAAAATATAAAATTCCTAATCAACCCTATTTATTAAGTCTTTGTACCCTTGAACCCCGAAAAAATCTAAGTTTTTTAATCCGTTGTTTTGCTCAAATTCTTAACGATGATCCCAGTTTAGAAATTAATCTAGTCTTAGTTGGCATTAAAGGATGGAAAAATGCCGATATCTTTGAAACAGTTCAAACTAACCCTCAACTCCGAAATCGAGTTATCTTTACTGGCTATATTCCCGATGAAGACTTAAGCGCTATTTATAGCGGCGCAACAGCATTTGTTTATCCTTCTCTATATGAAGGCTTTGGTTTACCTCCTTTAGAAGCCATGCAATGTGGTACACCCGTTATTACTTCTAATACCAGTTCCTTACCCGAAGTCGTAGGAAATGCAGGAATTATGATTGATCCAAAACAAGAAGATGACTTATGCCAAGCCATGCTAAACGTCATTAATAACTCACAATTAAGAGCTAGTTTATCTCAAAAAGGTATTCAAAAAGCCAGTCAATTTAGTTGGGCTAAATGTGCCGAAGAAACGGTTAAAGTTTATCGCCTTGCCACTGAACATAAAAATGATTAA